A single window of Meiothermus sp. DNA harbors:
- a CDS encoding DUF6428 family protein produces MQTQAFLDALSGYEDRPLVFEYTPGQHIAPGYHVTEVMSVIYESMDCGGQANFWRETVVQLMGPGPNDKPEFMTVQKFLRIYRRVAAAVPVRGEAPVRFEYGGVALPAVQYHVGQIALEGEHLVVRLTPPSVTCKAQDRNPANCCGPLELEMATPAAGRCC; encoded by the coding sequence ATGCAAACACAAGCCTTTCTTGACGCCCTATCGGGCTACGAAGACCGGCCATTGGTGTTCGAGTACACCCCAGGCCAGCACATTGCCCCCGGTTATCACGTTACCGAGGTGATGAGCGTCATCTACGAGAGCATGGACTGCGGTGGGCAGGCCAACTTCTGGCGTGAGACCGTGGTGCAGCTTATGGGGCCCGGCCCCAACGACAAACCCGAATTCATGACGGTACAGAAGTTCCTGCGCATCTACCGCCGGGTAGCGGCCGCGGTGCCGGTGCGGGGGGAGGCCCCAGTGCGCTTCGAGTATGGCGGTGTGGCCCTTCCCGCGGTTCAGTACCATGTGGGCCAGATTGCCCTCGAGGGCGAGCATTTGGTGGTGCGTCTGACCCCTCCTAGCGTGACCTGCAAGGCCCAAGACCGGAACCCGGCCAACTGTTGCGGGCCGCTCGAGTTAGAGATGGCAACCCCGGCTGCGGGTCGGTGTTGCTAG